The following are encoded together in the Scomber scombrus chromosome 7, fScoSco1.1, whole genome shotgun sequence genome:
- the dctn3 gene encoding dynactin subunit 3, giving the protein MDKQLETDNLEMRLQALEGRIYGERRNKSGKQAKCAESLVRIQAGLTNTANKRERVKILHKKIEDLLKYLDPQFTDHITVPDTMKLEFILAEEDFLLSQAALLEQVSTMQPLLDSTYIRDVPEHATKLQRLSQIHIKEQDQTEVQSQEVKKLFEEYNKMMFLLSKQFTHWDETLRSLEEAKGIRPVE; this is encoded by the exons ATGGATAAACAACTGGAGACTGATAATCTGGAGATGCGTCTGCAGGCGCTGGAGGGTCGCATATACggagagaggagaaacaaaAGTGGAAAACAAGCAAAG TGTGCAGAGTCTCTGGTCAGGATCCAGGCGGGTCTGACCAACACGGCCAACAAGAGAGAACGAGTCAAGATCCTGCACAAGAAGA TTGAGGACCTGCTGAAGTACCTGGACCCTCAGTTCACCGACCACATCACCGTACCCGACACCATGAAGCTGGAGTTCATCCTCGCTG aggAGGACTTCCTGCTCTCCCAGGCTGCTTTGCTGGAGCAGGTCAGCACCATGCAGCCGCTGCTGGACAGCACGTACATCAGAG aCGTACCCGAACATGCCACCAAACTGCAGCGTCTGTCACAGATTCACATCAAAGAGCAG gaCCAAACTGAGGTTCAGTCCCAGGAAGTGAAGAAGCTTTTCGAGGAATACAACAAAATG ATGTTCCTGCTGTCCAAGCAGTTCACCCACTGGGACGAGACCCTGAGGAGCCTAGAGGAGGCCAAGGGTATCCGGCCTGTGGAGTAG